Proteins from one Mesorhizobium sp. M9A.F.Ca.ET.002.03.1.2 genomic window:
- a CDS encoding cyclic nucleotide-binding domain-containing protein: protein MLLKDEVGMLQRVPLFSGIEPTKLKLLAFTSDRVSYSAGQILFRQGDEGDAAYVILSGRADILVDSDSGPIKVAELMPNSIVGEIAILCNSSRTATVRAASPLEALRIRKDHFLRLMREFPEMTIEILRVLADRLSHTTADLIDARSAK, encoded by the coding sequence ATGCTGCTCAAGGATGAAGTTGGAATGCTGCAACGCGTTCCATTGTTCTCTGGCATCGAGCCGACAAAGCTCAAACTGCTTGCGTTCACATCCGATCGCGTGAGCTACAGCGCCGGCCAGATCCTTTTCCGGCAGGGCGACGAGGGAGACGCCGCCTATGTTATCCTTTCAGGCAGGGCGGATATTCTGGTCGATTCCGACAGCGGGCCGATAAAAGTCGCCGAGCTCATGCCAAATTCGATTGTTGGCGAGATCGCCATATTGTGCAACAGCTCCCGCACTGCCACGGTCAGAGCGGCAAGTCCGCTGGAAGCCTTGAGAATCCGCAAGGATCATTTCCTGAGGCTTATGAGAGAGTTCCCGGAAATGACCATCGAGATATTGCGGGTTCTTGCCGATCGGCTAAGCCATACGACCGCGGATCTGATCGACGCACGAAGCGCCAAATAA